Within Desulfobacterales bacterium, the genomic segment CTGATTAACTGGAGTTTTGCGGCAGAGAACCTTGGCTGACAACCGTTGCGACTGAAAAGGAGGCAAACAATGAGCACGATCACGACGAAAGACGGCACGCAGATCTATTACAAGGACTGGGGCAGCGGGCAACCCGTGGTCTTCAGCCATGGTTGGCCGCTGAGCGGGGACGCATGGGAAGACCAGATGGTGTTTCTAGGCGAGCGCGGATACCGCTGCATCGCCCATGACCGCCGCGGCCATGGGCGATCGGGCCAGCCATGGAGCGGCAACGAGATGGACACCTACGCCGACGATCTCGCGGAACTCGTGGAAAAGCTTGACCTGAAGAAAGCGATCCATGTCGGGCACTCCACGGGCGGCGGCGAAGTCGCCCGCTATATCGGCCGCCACGGCACCAAACGTGTGGCCAAGGCCGTGCTGATAGGCGCGGTGACGCCTCTGATGCTGAAAACGGCCGCCAATCCCGGCGGGTTGCCGATCGCCGTGTTCGACAAAATCCGCGCCGGCGTGCTTGCAGACCGCTCGCAGTTCTTCAAGGATCTCACCGAACCGTTCTACGGCGCCAACCGGCCGGGCGCCAAGGTCTCGCAGGGCGTGCGGGACTCGTTCTGGCTTCAGGGGATGCAGGCCGGATTCAAAGCCGTCATCGATTGCATCAAGGCCTTTTCCGAGACGGATTTCACTAACGATCTCAAGAAGTTCGACATCCCGACGCTCATTATGCACGGCGACGACGACCAGATCGTGCCAATCGGCGCCTCGGCCATGCTCTCGTCCAGGATCGTCAAAGGGGCCACGCTGAAAGCCTATCCGGGCTTGCCGCACGGCCTCTGCTCTACCAATAAGGACCAGATCAACGCCGATCTGCTCGCATTCTTCCAGACATAACAGCGATCTGGAGCGCCCGATGTTTCAACCCAATCAGCACCGAACGCATGGACTTGGATATGAAACGCCAGGAAGAGTCTTCGTTCAACGAATAAGGATAGATCGTGTGAGGAACGAACCACGATCTATCCTTTTTTTGATGCTTTTCTATTGGCCATGCAATGAACACCAGCTACCTTTACATGTCCCCTTCGTTAGGGCTCACTCAAAAATAACTTCCCATTTTAAGCGCCGATGCATCCTGGCTGGCTGCGTT encodes:
- a CDS encoding alpha/beta hydrolase → MSTITTKDGTQIYYKDWGSGQPVVFSHGWPLSGDAWEDQMVFLGERGYRCIAHDRRGHGRSGQPWSGNEMDTYADDLAELVEKLDLKKAIHVGHSTGGGEVARYIGRHGTKRVAKAVLIGAVTPLMLKTAANPGGLPIAVFDKIRAGVLADRSQFFKDLTEPFYGANRPGAKVSQGVRDSFWLQGMQAGFKAVIDCIKAFSETDFTNDLKKFDIPTLIMHGDDDQIVPIGASAMLSSRIVKGATLKAYPGLPHGLCSTNKDQINADLLAFFQT